One Aneurinibacillus migulanus genomic region harbors:
- a CDS encoding IclR family transcriptional regulator: protein MVQSIDRAMMIIDILISDDAKNGWQISELAEKTSLPLSTLHRLLSSLMQHGLVAQIPETKHYKAGYRWMEIGLRLLDNVDFRFVARSVMERLASEVEESVYLNITNGTEGIVIEKVDSPLKIRIAEDLGIRIPLHIGAPNKTILANMPEHEKERIIGLLQLSSQEKQKLMNQLSEIRRSGYAISVGEKTEDTAAVAAPIIGYNNKVTAALSIGGPAFRFTSECIPELIEKVKAAAAEISMKIGKI, encoded by the coding sequence ATGGTTCAATCAATCGATCGAGCAATGATGATTATCGACATACTGATATCAGATGACGCTAAAAATGGATGGCAAATATCTGAACTGGCTGAAAAAACGTCCCTTCCTTTAAGTACCTTGCATAGATTGCTTAGTTCTTTGATGCAACATGGACTTGTGGCTCAAATTCCTGAAACCAAGCATTATAAAGCCGGTTACAGATGGATGGAGATCGGACTTCGCTTATTAGATAATGTAGACTTTCGGTTTGTAGCTAGGTCTGTTATGGAACGCTTAGCAAGTGAAGTAGAGGAAAGTGTTTATTTGAATATTACGAATGGTACGGAAGGGATCGTTATAGAAAAGGTAGATAGTCCGTTGAAGATTCGTATTGCAGAGGATCTCGGCATTCGAATCCCCTTGCATATCGGGGCGCCTAATAAAACCATTCTTGCGAATATGCCGGAGCATGAAAAAGAGCGGATTATCGGACTTTTGCAGCTTTCTTCCCAGGAAAAACAGAAATTAATGAACCAGCTTTCTGAGATTAGAAGAAGTGGCTATGCCATCAGCGTTGGTGAAAAAACAGAAGATACGGCCGCTGTGGCTGCGCCAATTATTGGATACAACAATAAGGTTACAGCAGCTCTGAGTATTGGCGGACCGGCGTTTCGCTTCACATCAGAATGTATTCCGGAATTAATCGAGAAAGTTAAGGCGGCGGCGGCAGAAATATCAATGAAAATCGGAAAAATATAA
- a CDS encoding alanine/glycine:cation symporter family protein, translated as MKGLTHIVSQVTEWIWGLPMILLLLGGGIFLSVRLGFFQIRYLPHILNQTFGKMFSKSSKPGSVTPFQAATSALASTIGAANMVGVPVAIAMGGPGAVFWMWVVALISMATKYSEVVLGVKYRQKNEDGEWVGGPMYYIDKGLGWKPIAWLFAFGLMLEIAASMMVQSNSIATLVQSTFHIPVWITGALVMLLVGLVTYGGIKRIGQITEKLVPLMVSIYLIAALIVLVFNAREIPYAFELIFVHAFTPISAAGGFIGAGVAAAIRWGLARGIYSNEAGMGTAPIAHATAQTDHPAKQGFWGIFEVIVDTLIVCTMTALVVLTSGVWKDVKSEEASSMVSQALGEVIGSSLAGLILSLVLFLFVLSTVVVIVYYGEKQAEYLFGSTFAKVMRFIYICAILVGAVGGLQFIWQFLDLLLALIVVPNIIAVLFLNKEVRDVTKDYFLNVYKRNESVEQKDGPMRKVH; from the coding sequence ATGAAAGGTCTAACACATATCGTAAGTCAAGTGACCGAATGGATTTGGGGATTGCCCATGATTTTGCTTTTATTGGGCGGAGGTATATTCTTAAGCGTTCGTCTCGGTTTTTTTCAAATTCGTTATTTACCGCATATTCTAAACCAGACATTTGGAAAAATGTTCAGTAAAAGTAGTAAACCAGGTTCAGTTACCCCATTTCAGGCAGCAACCTCAGCCCTAGCTTCCACTATTGGGGCAGCAAATATGGTAGGCGTACCTGTTGCAATTGCTATGGGCGGGCCGGGGGCTGTGTTCTGGATGTGGGTGGTTGCTTTAATTAGCATGGCAACAAAATATTCCGAAGTTGTGCTTGGCGTAAAATACCGCCAAAAGAATGAAGATGGGGAATGGGTGGGAGGCCCGATGTATTACATTGATAAAGGATTAGGGTGGAAGCCGATTGCCTGGCTGTTTGCCTTTGGACTGATGCTGGAGATTGCTGCGAGTATGATGGTTCAATCCAATTCAATCGCTACTCTGGTTCAAAGTACTTTCCATATTCCGGTATGGATAACAGGAGCCTTGGTCATGCTTCTTGTTGGGCTTGTAACGTATGGTGGCATTAAGCGAATTGGCCAAATTACGGAGAAGCTTGTTCCCCTTATGGTATCGATTTATTTAATTGCTGCACTTATTGTGCTGGTATTTAATGCTAGAGAGATTCCATATGCATTTGAGTTGATTTTTGTTCACGCTTTCACGCCGATTTCGGCAGCGGGAGGTTTTATAGGCGCAGGGGTTGCCGCTGCGATTCGTTGGGGGCTGGCCCGAGGCATTTATTCGAATGAAGCCGGTATGGGAACAGCACCGATCGCTCACGCAACAGCGCAGACGGATCATCCTGCAAAACAGGGGTTTTGGGGCATTTTTGAGGTCATTGTTGATACGTTGATTGTATGTACAATGACTGCGCTTGTCGTATTAACCTCTGGTGTTTGGAAGGATGTCAAATCAGAAGAAGCTTCTTCCATGGTATCACAAGCGCTTGGTGAAGTAATCGGTTCTTCTCTTGCCGGTTTGATTTTGTCTCTTGTTTTGTTTCTTTTTGTACTTTCGACCGTTGTGGTGATTGTTTATTACGGCGAGAAGCAAGCAGAGTACTTGTTTGGGAGTACGTTTGCGAAAGTAATGCGCTTTATTTACATATGTGCCATTCTTGTAGGAGCAGTTGGAGGTTTACAATTCATCTGGCAGTTCCTTGATTTGCTGCTGGCGCTAATCGTTGTTCCGAACATTATCGCAGTTCTCTTCTTAAATAAAGAAGTGCGAGATGTGACAAAAGACTATTTTTTGAATGTTTACAAACGGAATGAAAGCGTGGAACAAAAAGATGGACCAATGAGAAAAGTTCATTAA
- a CDS encoding M20/M25/M40 family metallo-hydrolase: protein MYNKIQGMVMADQVEMLTRALISIKSVNGTTGEVEIADFIKNVLMSFPYFQQHPTNIWEQHIPNDPLGRKNIFALIRGENNDNRTIIYHSHIDTVGIEDFGSVKKDALNPDALAAFFATYELDKDVQKDAQSGDWLFGRGSVDMQSGIAVHLANVLYFSEHLEELPGTILLMLNPDEESQHKGVISAISELKRLQDEYNLQYIIAINDDFITSLYDDDPYRYIYTGAAGKLLPSFYIYGREAHVGETLSGIDPNLISAEITRRIHNNVDLTENIEGELVLPPSCLYQRDNKEAYNVQTATSSYLYFNYFIYEATGKEIMDKLTAITIEACKEVENLLHRHYQEFLKRTGLPAKALSWTIEVTSLAEYMDELSRKGLNPEKTARAVFEHNKDVEPRMLCFKIIEALQELDPEKKARVIIFYAPPYLPHNYLNEEKKRDHELVEAIKDVLENVEQETGEKFALKKFFPYLADGSFLSLHETDEEMISLMKNFPQWDLINPLPVNEIRSLNVSSINIGVYGKDAHKWTERVYKPYTFGVLPAVIRKVTMRLLNVSLAYPLSTPRNGAKTIFL, encoded by the coding sequence ATGTATAATAAAATTCAAGGAATGGTAATGGCCGATCAAGTTGAAATGCTTACCCGTGCGCTCATAAGCATTAAAAGCGTTAACGGGACAACTGGAGAAGTTGAAATTGCTGATTTTATTAAAAACGTTCTGATGAGCTTTCCGTATTTTCAACAGCATCCTACGAATATATGGGAGCAGCACATACCAAATGATCCGTTAGGACGTAAAAATATATTCGCTCTGATTAGAGGGGAAAATAACGATAACCGAACGATTATTTATCATTCGCACATTGATACGGTCGGAATTGAAGATTTTGGCTCTGTAAAAAAAGACGCGTTAAATCCAGATGCCCTGGCTGCTTTTTTTGCAACCTATGAACTTGATAAAGATGTACAAAAGGATGCGCAATCAGGTGATTGGTTATTTGGCCGGGGCTCGGTAGATATGCAGAGTGGAATTGCCGTGCATTTAGCGAATGTATTGTATTTTTCTGAGCATCTAGAGGAGTTGCCCGGTACTATTTTATTGATGCTAAATCCAGATGAAGAGAGCCAGCATAAAGGGGTTATTTCTGCGATTTCCGAATTGAAAAGGTTGCAGGATGAATACAATCTACAATATATTATCGCAATTAATGATGACTTTATTACATCATTGTATGATGATGATCCTTACCGCTATATTTATACTGGGGCAGCCGGCAAGCTTTTACCAAGTTTTTATATTTATGGTAGGGAAGCACACGTTGGAGAAACGTTATCGGGCATTGATCCAAACCTGATTTCTGCGGAGATTACCCGGCGCATCCATAACAATGTGGATTTAACAGAGAATATTGAAGGAGAATTAGTCCTGCCACCTTCTTGCTTATATCAACGGGACAACAAAGAGGCATACAATGTGCAGACAGCGACAAGCAGCTATTTGTATTTTAACTACTTTATTTATGAAGCAACAGGGAAAGAAATTATGGATAAATTAACAGCAATCACAATTGAGGCATGCAAGGAAGTCGAAAATCTCCTTCATAGACACTATCAAGAATTTTTAAAGCGGACCGGATTGCCAGCAAAGGCGTTATCCTGGACTATTGAAGTGACGAGCCTGGCCGAGTACATGGATGAGTTGAGCAGAAAAGGATTGAATCCGGAAAAAACGGCAAGAGCAGTATTTGAACACAACAAGGATGTTGAGCCGCGCATGCTTTGCTTTAAGATTATAGAGGCGCTACAGGAGCTTGACCCGGAGAAAAAAGCAAGGGTAATTATTTTTTACGCGCCACCATACTTACCACATAATTATTTAAATGAAGAGAAGAAACGCGACCATGAGCTTGTGGAAGCGATTAAGGATGTTTTGGAGAATGTAGAGCAGGAAACAGGGGAGAAGTTTGCGTTGAAAAAGTTCTTCCCTTATTTAGCGGACGGCAGCTTTTTATCCCTGCACGAGACAGATGAAGAGATGATATCGTTAATGAAAAACTTCCCACAGTGGGATTTGATTAATCCTCTACCTGTGAACGAAATCCGCAGTCTGAATGTCTCTTCTATTAATATAGGGGTATACGGAAAAGACGCGCATAAGTGGACAGAAAGAGTGTACAAACCGTATACCTTCGGTGTCCTACCGGCGGTGATTCGAAAAGTAACGATGAGACTGCTGAATGTTTCCCTTGCCTATCCTCTATCGACACCAAGGAATGGAGCAAAAACGATATTTCTGTAG
- a CDS encoding Crp/Fnr family transcriptional regulator — protein sequence MHHAIYRVGENGREITLYRVHSGGVCLMMMASVLGDLEYEAFAAAESDVEALIVPAQTFRNWMHAYDSVSKFIYGLFIRKMSVITQLVEEVAFRGIDDRVADYLITHTSMHSNIRNTEERWRRFWRQLLSHLQSKPEQP from the coding sequence ATGCATCATGCTATTTATAGAGTTGGAGAGAATGGCAGAGAGATAACGCTCTACCGGGTTCATAGCGGCGGTGTTTGTCTAATGATGATGGCCAGTGTATTGGGGGATTTGGAGTATGAGGCTTTTGCTGCAGCTGAAAGTGATGTGGAAGCCTTGATCGTACCTGCCCAAACCTTTCGAAACTGGATGCATGCATATGATTCGGTAAGCAAATTTATATATGGTCTATTTATTCGTAAAATGTCAGTTATTACTCAGCTTGTAGAAGAAGTTGCTTTTCGAGGGATAGACGACCGAGTTGCAGATTATCTCATTACACATACCTCTATGCATTCTAATATAAGAAATACGGAGGAACGATGGAGGAGATTCTGGAGGCAATTATTGTCGCATCTGCAGTCAAAGCCGGAGCAGCCTTGA
- a CDS encoding DUF3298 domain-containing protein — MVAKKAWAIGIVGCLAIGGGTAWANTAMHAADTTQVEQVNQQIPGSLYQTKSVKLQTKQVNIQMEIPVFEGLKDKKYEAQLNDIIMRHAMKDKENVEKEAAQFAEEAKKNSWEMHPYELTANYKVTTNGSVVSLAVNTYTYTGGANGISRTDYYNILNQAEAKNIQLSNLFKENVDYKKLLNQEIKKQINEHPEKEQFTFTSISDTQSFSIEHSNLVIHFAEYEITPGYMGEPRFEIPIYTLKNDLLPQWELEAKAENDVFRSIKVTKSGTEYIVTGQARVFEGTYNYAVKKGNETIGKGHGTASVGGPAWGDIKQAIKIPDKHMNAPKTLTLELFEINQENGQPVNKLVIPLVTK, encoded by the coding sequence ATGGTAGCAAAAAAAGCTTGGGCGATAGGGATAGTTGGTTGTTTGGCTATAGGAGGCGGAACTGCATGGGCGAATACCGCTATGCACGCTGCCGATACGACACAGGTTGAACAAGTTAATCAACAAATCCCTGGCAGTCTGTATCAAACGAAATCCGTAAAACTTCAAACAAAGCAGGTAAACATTCAGATGGAGATACCGGTGTTTGAGGGACTAAAAGATAAAAAATATGAAGCACAACTAAATGATATCATTATGCGTCATGCGATGAAAGACAAAGAAAATGTGGAAAAAGAAGCTGCACAATTTGCAGAGGAAGCAAAGAAAAATAGCTGGGAGATGCACCCATATGAGCTGACGGCCAATTATAAGGTAACGACAAACGGAAGCGTTGTATCTTTGGCTGTAAACACATACACATATACAGGCGGTGCCAATGGAATAAGCCGGACAGATTATTATAATATCTTAAATCAGGCTGAAGCGAAGAATATTCAGTTATCGAATCTGTTCAAAGAAAATGTAGATTATAAAAAGCTGCTGAATCAGGAAATCAAAAAACAAATCAACGAGCATCCGGAGAAGGAGCAATTTACGTTTACATCCATTTCGGATACACAAAGCTTTTCGATTGAACACAGCAATCTAGTGATCCATTTTGCCGAATATGAGATAACGCCAGGGTACATGGGAGAGCCACGTTTCGAAATTCCGATTTATACACTGAAAAATGATTTATTACCTCAGTGGGAACTTGAAGCAAAAGCGGAAAACGATGTGTTCCGCAGCATTAAAGTGACAAAATCCGGAACAGAATACATTGTGACCGGTCAAGCCCGTGTATTTGAAGGAACATATAATTATGCAGTAAAGAAAGGGAATGAAACGATAGGTAAAGGACATGGAACAGCGTCGGTGGGTGGCCCCGCATGGGGAGATATCAAACAGGCAATAAAGATTCCGGACAAGCATATGAATGCACCGAAAACATTGACGCTGGAGTTATTTGAAATAAATCAGGAGAATGGGCAACCGGTGAATAAGCTGGTTATCCCATTAGTAACAAAGTAA
- a CDS encoding sigma-54-dependent Fis family transcriptional regulator — protein MIKIKLVVPCKEYIEHVFETFEELNQLEKIEKIDYENVEFELEEVVVVADRVRELNLDADVIISRGLLSKILKESNEFIPVVDTPVQGIDLIRCLYDCKARFGRKKVAVIGSLNMIYGVENFTDIVDLPIQSYVLNDITESSRLVDLAARDGCEVILSGLSTCKYAEKIGLGALLIRTGKESFRQALIEAKRLALVSRREQEKAQRYQTILNYAYEGVIAVDQTGRISVFNTAAQETLSISKPNVIGCSILDIVPAGKFRNMLLSSDEYQEDIITYQSVQLAVKKVGIFLRDKKVGDVVTFQDVTGIQEMERKIRKKIHLRGHVAKHTFDDILYRSTKIRETIEIAKHFSKADSNILIVGETGTGKEMFAQSIHNHSKRKNGPFVAINCAALPENLLESELFGYVEGAFTGAMKGGKPGFFELAHGGTIFLDEIGEISHKLQSRLLRVLQEREIVRIGDDKVIPIDVRILAATNKNLEHMVKIGDFREDLYYRLNVLKLMLPPLREHREDIPLLVDFFIQEGLMDCEHIIITDAAKKELSEWSWEGNIRHLQNFCERLAVLCKGKIIDIHDVNKCSDNYKLEKVTLDKDMQGSSALGLYRSEREKILLVLERVKYNKSKAAAELGISRTTLWRKMKEMNIETI, from the coding sequence TTGATTAAAATCAAACTAGTTGTTCCATGCAAAGAATATATCGAACACGTCTTCGAAACATTTGAAGAACTTAACCAATTAGAAAAGATAGAGAAAATAGATTATGAAAACGTAGAGTTTGAGTTGGAAGAAGTAGTAGTGGTTGCCGATCGGGTAAGAGAATTAAATCTGGATGCTGATGTTATCATATCAAGGGGATTGCTTTCTAAAATCTTGAAGGAAAGCAACGAGTTTATCCCTGTCGTAGATACGCCCGTTCAGGGAATTGATCTTATTCGATGTTTATATGACTGTAAAGCGCGTTTTGGCAGGAAAAAGGTAGCTGTTATCGGTTCCTTAAATATGATTTATGGGGTAGAGAATTTCACAGATATTGTTGATTTGCCTATTCAATCATATGTCTTAAACGATATAACAGAGTCGTCCAGATTGGTAGATTTAGCTGCCCGTGATGGTTGCGAAGTTATCTTAAGCGGATTAAGTACGTGCAAATATGCTGAAAAGATAGGATTGGGAGCACTCTTGATTCGAACCGGAAAGGAATCATTCCGACAGGCTTTAATTGAAGCCAAACGATTGGCCCTTGTCAGCAGAAGAGAGCAAGAAAAGGCTCAGCGTTACCAAACAATTCTTAACTATGCTTATGAAGGAGTTATCGCCGTCGATCAAACAGGGAGAATATCCGTATTTAATACTGCAGCTCAGGAAACGTTGTCCATCTCAAAACCAAATGTAATCGGATGTTCTATTCTCGATATAGTACCTGCAGGGAAATTTCGTAATATGCTGCTTAGTAGTGATGAATACCAAGAAGACATTATTACATATCAATCAGTCCAATTAGCAGTGAAAAAAGTCGGAATATTTTTAAGAGACAAAAAGGTGGGGGATGTGGTTACGTTTCAGGATGTAACAGGCATTCAGGAGATGGAGAGAAAAATCCGGAAGAAGATACATTTGCGTGGGCATGTTGCAAAACACACTTTTGACGACATTCTTTACCGGAGTACAAAAATCAGAGAAACGATTGAAATAGCCAAACACTTCAGCAAAGCAGACTCAAATATCCTTATTGTTGGGGAAACAGGAACCGGAAAGGAAATGTTTGCCCAAAGCATACATAATCATAGTAAGCGGAAAAACGGTCCATTCGTGGCTATTAATTGTGCGGCACTCCCTGAGAATTTGCTGGAAAGCGAATTATTCGGGTATGTAGAAGGAGCTTTTACAGGAGCGATGAAAGGTGGAAAACCAGGATTCTTTGAACTAGCACATGGAGGCACTATTTTTCTGGATGAAATCGGGGAAATTTCCCATAAGCTGCAAAGCCGATTACTTCGTGTGCTACAGGAACGGGAAATCGTACGTATTGGGGATGATAAGGTTATCCCTATTGATGTGAGAATTTTAGCAGCAACAAATAAAAATCTAGAACATATGGTTAAAATCGGAGATTTCCGAGAAGATTTGTATTATCGTTTGAATGTGTTAAAGTTGATGCTCCCTCCTCTTAGAGAGCATAGAGAAGATATTCCGTTATTGGTGGATTTTTTTATTCAGGAAGGACTTATGGATTGCGAGCACATTATCATTACTGACGCCGCGAAAAAGGAACTAAGTGAATGGAGTTGGGAGGGGAATATTCGCCATCTACAAAACTTTTGTGAACGACTGGCCGTTCTCTGTAAAGGCAAGATCATCGATATTCATGATGTAAATAAATGCTCAGACAATTATAAGCTTGAGAAGGTTACTTTGGATAAGGATATGCAGGGGAGTTCTGCACTTGGATTATACCGATCCGAAAGAGAGAAGATTCTTCTGGTGCTTGAAAGGGTCAAATATAATAAAAGTAAAGCGGCTGCTGAATTAGGAATAAGCCGGACAACCTTATGGAGAAAGATGAAAGAGATGAATATTGAAACAATTTGA
- a CDS encoding hydroxyacid dehydrogenase encodes MNYTVYIPQDIEEEGKNYLLERGYKIKLGSGLAEEVLMEEINDCDAVLTRSNAMINRKVIQAGKKLKIIAKYGVGLDNIDIEEATQQGIYVTNTPQANANAVAEHVLALMFCLSKNLLLVDRELRTGNFAIRNQLYSMNLGGKTLGIIGLGRIGRLLADKARQGLGMKVVGYDPYVDATSNLSLEIVTDVEWLFKNADVISLHLPLTETTKGIIGKREFLWMKSSAYLINASRGGVVKEDDLIQVLREGRIAGAGIDVFEMEPPDKRNPLFELDNVIVTPHNAALTKEASICMAMDAAIQIDQVLSGRKPDWSVNEPLIKKVFL; translated from the coding sequence GTGAATTATACGGTGTACATTCCCCAGGATATTGAGGAAGAGGGAAAAAATTATTTGTTGGAGCGAGGATACAAAATTAAATTGGGTTCCGGGCTGGCGGAAGAAGTCCTTATGGAAGAGATCAACGATTGTGATGCTGTATTGACAAGATCGAACGCGATGATCAATAGAAAAGTGATTCAGGCAGGTAAAAAACTTAAAATCATTGCTAAGTACGGAGTAGGATTAGATAATATTGACATCGAGGAAGCAACACAACAAGGAATTTATGTAACGAATACACCACAGGCAAATGCCAATGCCGTAGCTGAGCATGTGCTTGCATTAATGTTCTGTTTGTCTAAAAATCTGCTCCTGGTTGACAGAGAGTTACGTACTGGTAATTTTGCTATCCGCAACCAGCTTTATAGTATGAATTTGGGCGGCAAGACTTTGGGAATTATCGGGTTAGGGAGAATAGGCAGGTTATTAGCTGATAAGGCACGCCAAGGTTTAGGCATGAAAGTGGTCGGATATGACCCTTATGTAGATGCTACCTCGAACCTTTCATTGGAAATTGTGACAGATGTAGAATGGCTATTCAAAAATGCGGATGTTATTAGTCTTCATCTTCCTTTAACGGAAACAACGAAAGGCATAATAGGAAAACGGGAATTTCTTTGGATGAAATCCTCAGCTTACCTCATTAATGCTTCAAGAGGGGGAGTGGTTAAGGAGGATGATCTGATTCAGGTTTTACGGGAAGGAAGAATCGCCGGTGCTGGAATCGACGTATTTGAAATGGAACCTCCTGACAAGAGAAATCCTCTCTTTGAATTGGATAACGTCATCGTTACTCCCCATAACGCTGCTTTAACGAAAGAGGCTTCCATTTGTATGGCTATGGATGCAGCGATACAAATCGATCAAGTTCTTTCCGGTAGAAAACCCGACTGGAGCGTGAATGAGCCATTAATTAAGAAGGTGTTTTTATAA
- a CDS encoding DUF3311 domain-containing protein: MRKIIYLLTTIPAIGSLVIINRVEPYVFGMPFVLFWTILWICLTSIFLIIANMLDPANKGGAE; the protein is encoded by the coding sequence ATGAGGAAGATCATTTATCTGCTAACCACAATACCAGCTATTGGCTCGCTTGTGATTATCAATCGAGTCGAACCTTACGTTTTCGGTATGCCCTTTGTTCTCTTCTGGACAATATTATGGATTTGTCTTACTTCTATCTTCTTGATAATCGCCAATATGCTTGATCCTGCAAATAAAGGAGGAGCAGAATAA
- a CDS encoding sodium:solute symporter family protein has product MNTALLIIVAFLILSIWLGLQARKGKDMNLEQWAVGGRGFGGILVFFLMAGEIFTTYTFLGASGSAYSSGIPAAVYAFNCFYFVIAYWLLPPIWKYAKEHNVISQSDFYDKKYNSPALGVLVAIISVISVIPYLIMQLKGLGIIVSEASYGTISPNIAICIAVLSITIYVMASGIHGSAWTAVIKDIMILAVVVFMGIYFPLHYYGGIQPMFQAIDTAKTSFLLFPEQGLSVSWFISATIMTALAFYMFPHMLTGVFSSKSANALRWNAAIMPIYQVIIVFSLFIGFAAVLQIPDLKGANIDLALFKLAKMSFDPWFVGIIGASGALAALVPSSLVLTSTATILSKNVYKVWKPDTTDERLVKLSRIFVPIISLITLYFTFSGGKSIMMLYLMAYSFMAQLFPALFFSLWRTNPVTVQGAIAGMIVGIIIVAYSTISGTTLATLFPSLPQVIKDIDIGLFVLLINFAVTLGVSAVTRKPVIAIKETDKANTDFQIDILDDQAVK; this is encoded by the coding sequence ATGAATACGGCTCTTCTTATTATTGTTGCTTTTCTCATTTTATCCATTTGGTTAGGACTCCAAGCTCGTAAAGGTAAAGATATGAACTTGGAACAGTGGGCAGTTGGCGGACGGGGGTTTGGTGGTATTCTTGTTTTCTTTTTGATGGCAGGTGAAATATTTACAACATATACTTTCTTAGGTGCGAGTGGAAGCGCTTACTCATCTGGCATTCCTGCTGCTGTGTATGCCTTTAACTGTTTCTACTTTGTCATCGCTTACTGGCTGTTGCCGCCGATTTGGAAATATGCCAAAGAACATAACGTCATTTCGCAATCTGATTTTTATGATAAAAAATACAATAGTCCAGCATTAGGTGTTCTCGTTGCGATCATTAGCGTTATTTCTGTTATCCCATATCTAATTATGCAGTTAAAAGGGTTAGGGATTATTGTCTCTGAAGCTTCATATGGCACGATATCCCCGAATATTGCTATATGTATCGCTGTGCTTTCGATAACGATTTATGTTATGGCTTCGGGAATTCATGGTTCGGCATGGACGGCAGTAATTAAAGACATCATGATTTTGGCGGTTGTCGTCTTTATGGGAATTTATTTTCCTCTTCACTATTATGGTGGTATTCAGCCGATGTTTCAGGCAATCGATACGGCTAAAACGAGTTTCTTGCTATTTCCCGAACAAGGGTTGAGTGTTTCGTGGTTTATTTCCGCTACGATTATGACGGCGTTAGCTTTTTATATGTTTCCTCATATGCTCACAGGAGTTTTCTCTTCAAAAAGCGCAAACGCACTTCGTTGGAATGCCGCGATTATGCCAATCTATCAAGTCATTATCGTTTTCTCTTTATTTATTGGTTTTGCTGCTGTACTTCAAATTCCGGACCTAAAAGGAGCGAATATAGATTTAGCTTTATTCAAGCTGGCGAAGATGTCATTTGATCCCTGGTTCGTTGGAATAATTGGAGCATCAGGAGCGCTAGCAGCCCTTGTACCTAGCTCATTAGTATTAACATCAACAGCTACTATTCTCTCCAAAAACGTATATAAGGTATGGAAGCCGGATACGACAGATGAGCGGCTTGTGAAGCTAAGCCGTATTTTTGTCCCTATCATTTCCTTGATTACTCTTTATTTTACGTTTAGCGGCGGCAAATCGATTATGATGTTATATCTCATGGCCTATAGCTTTATGGCGCAATTGTTCCCGGCTTTATTCTTCAGCTTGTGGAGAACAAATCCGGTTACCGTACAGGGAGCGATTGCTGGAATGATTGTTGGAATCATTATCGTCGCTTACTCTACCATTTCAGGCACTACGCTTGCAACACTATTTCCATCTTTGCCGCAAGTAATAAAGGATATCGATATAGGCCTGTTTGTATTGCTTATTAATTTTGCTGTCACATTGGGAGTGAGTGCAGTTACAAGGAAACCTGTAATCGCAATAAAAGAGACTGATAAGGCGAATACTGATTTTCAAATTGATATATTAGATGATCAAGCAGTTAAATAG